From Phenylobacterium immobile (ATCC 35973), a single genomic window includes:
- the rplA gene encoding 50S ribosomal protein L1, whose product MAKQPKRAQAFAGDRQVVLGVEEAVKLVKQNATAKFDESVEIAVNLGVDPRHADQQVRGVVNLPSGTGRDVRVAVIAKDAKAAEATAAGADIVGTEDLVERIQGGFMDFDRVIATPDMMALVGRLGKVLGPRGLMPNPRVGTVTPNVGQAVKDAKGGAIEFRTEKTGIIHAGVGKTSFTDEQILANVRALVDALNRAKPTGAKGTYIKKISLSSTMGPGVKVEVASFSAA is encoded by the coding sequence ATGGCAAAGCAACCCAAGCGCGCCCAAGCCTTCGCCGGCGACCGTCAGGTCGTCCTCGGTGTCGAAGAGGCCGTGAAGCTGGTGAAGCAGAACGCCACCGCCAAGTTCGACGAAAGCGTCGAGATCGCCGTCAACCTGGGCGTCGACCCGCGCCACGCCGACCAGCAGGTCCGCGGCGTGGTCAACCTGCCTTCGGGCACCGGCCGCGACGTCCGCGTCGCCGTCATCGCCAAGGACGCCAAGGCCGCTGAAGCCACCGCGGCCGGCGCTGACATTGTCGGCACCGAGGATCTCGTCGAGCGCATCCAGGGCGGCTTCATGGATTTCGACCGCGTGATCGCTACGCCGGACATGATGGCCCTCGTGGGTCGCCTGGGTAAGGTCCTGGGCCCCCGCGGCCTGATGCCGAACCCGCGCGTCGGCACTGTGACGCCGAACGTCGGCCAAGCCGTGAAGGACGCCAAGGGCGGCGCCATCGAGTTCCGCACCGAAAAGACCGGCATCATCCATGCTGGCGTCGGCAAGACCTCGTTCACTGACGAGCAGATCCTGGCCAACGTCCGCGCCCTGGTCGATGCCCTCAACCGCGCCAAGCCGACCGGCGCCAAGGGCACCTACATCAAGAAGATCAGCCTCTCCTCGACCATGGGTCCGGGCGTGAAGGTGGAAGTGGCCTCGTTCTCGGCCGCCTGA
- the rplJ gene encoding 50S ribosomal protein L10, protein MDRAQKQEAIETLKGDFAGAGAVVVTHYMGLTVAEMTDLRLRLREQGAQLKVVKNTLATKALDGSVGEAGDALFKGPVAIAFAPDPVSAAKITTQYAKENDKFSVIGGLMGQQVLDKTAVSSLATLPSLDQLRAKLIGLVQTPATKIAGVLQAPGGAVARVISAYAEKNAA, encoded by the coding sequence ATGGACCGCGCTCAAAAGCAGGAAGCCATCGAGACGCTCAAGGGCGATTTCGCGGGCGCCGGCGCCGTGGTCGTGACCCACTACATGGGTCTGACCGTTGCGGAAATGACCGATCTGAGGCTGCGCCTGCGCGAGCAGGGCGCTCAGCTGAAGGTGGTGAAGAACACCCTGGCCACCAAGGCTCTGGACGGTTCGGTCGGCGAAGCGGGCGACGCCCTCTTCAAGGGCCCTGTCGCCATCGCCTTCGCGCCGGACCCCGTCTCCGCCGCCAAGATCACGACCCAGTACGCCAAGGAGAACGACAAATTCTCCGTCATCGGCGGCCTCATGGGTCAGCAGGTCCTCGACAAGACCGCGGTGAGCTCGCTCGCCACGCTCCCGTCGCTGGATCAGCTCCGCGCCAAGCTCATCGGCCTCGTCCAGACGCCCGCGACCAAGATCGCCGGCGTGCTGCAGGCTCCGGGCGGCGCAGTGGCCCGCGTCATCAGCGCCTACGCTGAAAAGAACGCGGCTTGA
- the rplL gene encoding 50S ribosomal protein L7/L12: MAANLEKLVEDLSALTVLEASELSKLLEDKWGVSAAAPVAMAAAAPAAAAEAVEEQTEFTVVLTAGGDKKINVIKEVRGVRPDLGLKEAKDLVEAAPTNVKENVSKQEAEEIKKKLEEAGASVSIK; encoded by the coding sequence ATGGCTGCTAACCTCGAAAAGCTGGTCGAAGACCTCTCGGCCCTGACCGTTCTTGAAGCTTCGGAACTCTCCAAGCTGCTGGAAGACAAGTGGGGCGTCTCGGCCGCCGCGCCGGTCGCCATGGCCGCCGCCGCCCCGGCCGCCGCCGCTGAAGCCGTCGAAGAGCAAACCGAGTTCACCGTTGTTCTGACCGCCGGTGGCGACAAGAAGATCAACGTGATCAAGGAAGTCCGCGGCGTCCGTCCGGACCTCGGCCTGAAAGAAGCCAAGGACCTGGTCGAAGCCGCCCCGACCAACGTCAAGGAAAACGTCTCCAAGCAAGAAGCTGAAGAGATCAAGAAGAAGCTGGAAGAAGCCGGCGCTTCGGTTTCGATCAAGTAA
- the rpoB gene encoding DNA-directed RNA polymerase subunit beta: MAQSFTGKKRIRKSFGRIPEAVQMPNLIEVQRSSYEQFLQRETRAADRREEGVEAVFKSVFPIKDFNERAVLEYVSYEFEEPKYDVEECVQRDMTYAAPLKVKLRLIVFETDEETGARSVKDIKEQDVYMGDIPLMTEKGTFIVNGTQRVIVSQMHRSPGVFFDHDKGKTHASGKLLFAARVIPYRGSWLDFEFDAKDIVFVRIDRRRKLPATTFLMALGMDGEEILSTFYQTLAYERRTAKDGSYGYATAYRAERWRGAKPDFPLIDADTGEEVAPAGQKISARNAKRMADNGLTTLLLPAEALNGKYLARDLVNMETGEIYAEAGDELDPTVIETLAGQGFESLDVLDIDDFTIGAYIRNTLRVDKNTVREDALFDIYRVKRPGEPPTVEAAEAMFKSLFFDSERYDLSSVGRVKMNMRLELDCPDDMRVLRKEDVLAVLQTLVGLRDGRGEIDDIDNLGNRRVRSVGELLENQYRVGLLRMERAIKERMSSVDIDTVMPHDLINAKPAAAAVREFFGSSQLSQFMDQTNPLSEITHKRRLSALGPGGLTRERAGFEVRDVHPTHYGRICPIETPEGPNIGLINSLATHAVVNKYGFIESPYRRIKDGKTTEEVVYMSAMEEAKHVIAQANIKLKDGEIVDDLVPGRINGEPSLLPKADVDLMDVSPKQVVSVAASLIPFLENDDANRALMGSNMQKQAVPLIQSDAPLVGTGMEAIVAVDSGAVVVAKRPGVIEQIDGTRIVIRATEETDPTKAGVDIYRLQKFQRSNTSTCINQRPLVRVGDRVKAGDVIADGPSTELGELALGRNTLVAFMPWNGYNFEDSILISERITRDDIFTSIHLEEFEVMARDTKLGPEEITRDIPNVGEEALRNLDEAGIVAIGAEVLPGDILVGKVTPKGESPMTPEEKLLRAIFGEKASDVRDTSLRLPPGVAGTIVEVRVFNRHGVDKDERAMAIERAEIDRLGKDRDDEFAILNRNMTTRLRQLLTGKNAVSGPKGLGRGEISADKLEEIAPGLWWQIAVDDEKAMAELEALRRQFDEARKRLDSRFEDKVDKLQRGDELPPGVMKMVKVFVAVKRKLQPGDKMAGRHGNKGVISKILPVEDMPYLEDGTSVDIVLNPLGVPSRMNVGQIFETHLGWASANLGKQVARLLEDWQNGGQRAALIDYLAGIYGPEEELPESDEELLELARNLSKGIPFATPVFDGAHIDDIENLLEKAGVARSGQSYLYDGQSGERFKRPVTVGYIYMLKLHHLVDDKIHARSIGPYSLVTQQPLGGKAQFGGQRFGEMEVWALEAYGAAYTLQEMLTVKSDDVAGRTKVYESIVRGDDAFEAGIPESFNVLVKEMRSLGLNVELENG, translated from the coding sequence ATGGCTCAGTCCTTCACCGGCAAGAAGCGGATCCGCAAGTCTTTCGGCCGCATCCCCGAAGCCGTGCAGATGCCGAACCTGATCGAGGTCCAGCGGTCTTCCTACGAGCAGTTCCTGCAGCGCGAGACGCGCGCGGCGGACCGCCGTGAGGAAGGCGTCGAAGCGGTCTTCAAGTCCGTCTTCCCGATCAAGGACTTCAACGAGCGCGCCGTCCTCGAATACGTCTCCTACGAGTTCGAGGAGCCGAAGTACGACGTCGAGGAATGCGTTCAGCGCGACATGACCTACGCCGCGCCTCTGAAGGTGAAGCTGCGCCTCATCGTGTTCGAAACCGACGAGGAAACCGGCGCCCGTTCGGTCAAGGATATCAAGGAACAAGACGTCTACATGGGCGACATCCCGCTCATGACGGAGAAGGGCACCTTCATCGTCAACGGGACTCAGCGCGTCATCGTCTCGCAGATGCACCGTTCGCCGGGCGTCTTCTTCGACCATGACAAGGGTAAGACCCACGCCTCGGGCAAGCTCCTCTTCGCCGCCCGGGTGATCCCCTACCGCGGCTCGTGGCTCGACTTCGAGTTCGACGCCAAGGACATCGTCTTCGTCCGCATCGACCGCCGCCGCAAGCTGCCGGCCACCACCTTCCTGATGGCCCTGGGCATGGACGGTGAAGAAATCCTCTCCACCTTCTACCAGACGCTCGCCTACGAGCGCCGCACCGCCAAGGACGGCTCCTACGGCTACGCCACCGCCTATCGTGCGGAACGCTGGCGCGGCGCCAAGCCGGACTTCCCGCTGATCGACGCCGACACCGGCGAAGAAGTGGCGCCGGCGGGCCAGAAGATCTCGGCGCGTAACGCCAAGCGCATGGCCGACAACGGTTTGACGACCCTGCTGCTGCCGGCTGAAGCCCTGAACGGCAAGTACCTGGCGCGCGACCTGGTCAATATGGAAACCGGCGAGATCTACGCCGAAGCCGGCGACGAGCTCGACCCCACGGTCATCGAGACCCTCGCGGGCCAGGGCTTCGAAAGCCTCGACGTCCTCGACATCGACGACTTCACCATCGGCGCCTACATCCGCAACACCCTGCGGGTCGACAAGAACACCGTCCGCGAGGACGCCCTGTTCGACATCTATCGCGTCAAGCGCCCGGGTGAGCCGCCGACCGTTGAAGCGGCCGAAGCCATGTTCAAGTCGCTGTTCTTCGACAGCGAGCGCTACGACCTGTCCTCGGTCGGCCGCGTGAAGATGAATATGCGCCTCGAACTCGATTGCCCCGACGACATGCGCGTCCTGCGCAAGGAAGACGTGCTGGCGGTCTTGCAGACCCTGGTCGGCCTGCGCGACGGTCGCGGCGAAATCGACGACATCGACAACCTCGGCAACCGCCGGGTCCGTTCGGTGGGCGAACTGCTGGAAAACCAGTACCGCGTCGGCCTGCTGCGCATGGAACGCGCCATCAAGGAGCGCATGAGCTCGGTCGATATCGACACGGTCATGCCGCACGACCTGATCAATGCGAAGCCCGCGGCCGCGGCCGTGCGTGAATTCTTCGGCTCCTCGCAGCTGTCGCAGTTCATGGACCAGACGAACCCGCTGTCGGAAATCACCCACAAGCGTCGCCTCTCGGCGCTTGGCCCGGGCGGCCTGACCCGCGAGCGCGCCGGCTTCGAAGTCCGCGACGTGCACCCGACCCACTACGGCCGGATCTGCCCGATCGAGACGCCGGAAGGCCCGAACATCGGCCTGATCAACAGCCTCGCGACCCACGCGGTGGTCAACAAGTACGGCTTCATCGAGAGCCCGTACCGCCGCATCAAGGACGGCAAGACCACTGAAGAGGTGGTCTACATGTCGGCGATGGAAGAGGCCAAGCACGTCATCGCCCAGGCCAACATCAAGCTGAAGGACGGCGAGATCGTCGATGATCTGGTCCCCGGCCGGATCAACGGCGAACCCTCGCTGCTGCCCAAGGCCGACGTCGATCTGATGGACGTGTCGCCGAAGCAGGTCGTCTCGGTCGCTGCGTCTCTGATCCCGTTCCTCGAAAACGATGACGCCAACCGCGCCCTCATGGGCTCGAACATGCAGAAGCAGGCCGTGCCGCTCATCCAGTCGGATGCGCCGCTGGTCGGCACCGGCATGGAGGCGATCGTCGCCGTCGATTCCGGCGCCGTCGTCGTGGCCAAGCGCCCCGGCGTCATCGAGCAGATCGATGGCACCCGGATCGTCATCCGCGCCACGGAAGAGACCGACCCCACCAAGGCCGGCGTCGATATCTATCGGCTGCAGAAGTTCCAGCGCTCCAACACCTCGACCTGCATCAACCAGCGACCGCTGGTGCGCGTGGGCGACCGAGTGAAGGCCGGCGACGTCATCGCTGACGGCCCGTCGACCGAGTTGGGCGAACTGGCGCTGGGCCGCAACACCCTCGTCGCCTTCATGCCTTGGAATGGCTACAACTTCGAAGACTCGATCCTGATCTCCGAGCGGATCACCCGCGACGACATCTTCACCTCGATCCACCTCGAGGAATTCGAAGTCATGGCCCGCGACACCAAGCTGGGCCCGGAAGAGATCACCCGCGATATCCCGAACGTCGGCGAGGAAGCGCTCCGCAACCTCGACGAAGCCGGCATCGTGGCGATCGGCGCCGAAGTCCTGCCGGGCGACATCCTGGTCGGCAAGGTGACGCCGAAGGGCGAGAGCCCGATGACGCCGGAAGAAAAGCTCCTGCGCGCCATCTTCGGTGAGAAGGCCTCCGACGTCCGTGACACCTCGCTGCGTCTGCCGCCGGGCGTGGCGGGCACCATCGTCGAAGTCCGCGTCTTCAACCGCCACGGCGTCGATAAGGACGAGCGCGCCATGGCCATCGAGCGCGCGGAGATCGACCGCCTGGGCAAGGACCGCGATGATGAATTCGCGATCCTGAACCGCAACATGACCACGCGTCTGCGCCAGCTGCTGACGGGCAAGAACGCCGTTTCGGGTCCGAAGGGCCTGGGCCGCGGCGAGATCAGCGCCGACAAGCTGGAGGAGATTGCGCCCGGCCTGTGGTGGCAGATCGCCGTCGACGACGAAAAGGCCATGGCCGAGCTGGAGGCCCTGCGCCGTCAGTTCGACGAGGCCCGCAAGCGTCTGGACAGCCGCTTTGAAGACAAGGTCGACAAGCTGCAGCGCGGCGACGAGCTGCCGCCTGGCGTGATGAAGATGGTCAAGGTGTTCGTGGCGGTGAAGCGCAAGCTTCAACCCGGCGACAAGATGGCCGGCCGTCACGGCAACAAGGGCGTCATCTCCAAGATCTTGCCGGTCGAGGACATGCCGTACCTGGAAGACGGCACCTCGGTGGACATCGTGCTGAACCCGCTGGGCGTGCCGTCGCGCATGAACGTTGGTCAGATCTTCGAAACCCACCTGGGCTGGGCCTCGGCCAACCTCGGCAAGCAGGTCGCGCGCCTGCTCGAAGATTGGCAGAACGGCGGCCAGCGCGCGGCTCTGATCGATTACCTCGCCGGCATCTACGGTCCGGAAGAAGAACTGCCGGAGAGCGATGAGGAGCTGCTGGAGCTCGCCCGCAACCTGTCGAAGGGCATTCCGTTCGCCACCCCGGTGTTCGACGGCGCCCACATCGACGACATCGAGAACCTGCTCGAAAAGGCGGGCGTCGCACGGTCGGGCCAGTCGTACCTCTACGACGGCCAGTCGGGCGAACGCTTCAAGCGTCCGGTCACGGTCGGCTACATCTACATGCTGAAGCTGCACCACCTGGTCGATGACAAGATCCACGCTCGCTCGATTGGCCCGTACTCCCTCGTCACCCAGCAACCGCTGGGCGGCAAGGCGCAGTTCGGCGGTCAGCGCTTCGGGGAAATGGAAGTGTGGGCTCTGGAAGCCTACGGCGCGGCCTACACCCTGCAGGAAATGCTGACGGTGAAGTCCGACGACGTGGCCGGCCGGACCAAGGTCTACGAGTCCATCGTCCGCGGCGACGACGCGTTCGAGGCGGGCATTCCGGAGAGCTTCAACGTGCTCGTCAAGGAAATGCGCTCGCTCGGCCTGAACGTCGAGTTGGAGAACGGCTGA
- the rpoC gene encoding DNA-directed RNA polymerase subunit beta' — translation MNQEVLNIFNPVQAAPTFDQIRIALASPEKIRSWSFGEIKKPETINYRTFKPERDGLFCARIFGPTKDYECLCGKYKRMKYKGIICEKCGVEVTLARVRRERMGHIELASPVAHIWFLKSLPSRIALMLDMALKDIERVLYFEYYIVTEPGLTPLKQHMLLSEDDYMRYQEEFGDDSFTAEIGAEAVQGLLKALDLNKVADQLREELVTATSEIKLKKASKRLKLIESFIESNNKPEWMILTVVPVIPPELRPLVPLDGGRFATSDLNDLYRRVINRNNRLKRLIELRAPDIIIRNEKRMLQEAVDALFDNGRRGRVITGANKRPLKSLADMLKGKQGRFRQNLLGKRVDYSGRSVIVVGLELKLHECGLPKKMALELFKPFIYARLDAKGLSGTVKQSKRMVEREQPAVWDILDEVIREHPVLLNRAPTLHRLGIQAFEPKLIEGKAIQLHPLVCAAFNADFDGDQMAVHVPLSLEAQLEARVLMMSTNNILSPANGKPIIVPSQDIVLGLYYLSLLRDGEPGEGKAFSDLNEIDQALDAGVVSLHSKIRARHSEMDADGNLVRKVIDTSPGRMKIAALFPHHPAVGHRLLEKNLTKKEIGNLIDTVYRHCGQKATVIFADQMMGLGFREAAKAGISFGKDDIVIPQRKAPIVAETRALVEEYEQQYADGLITKGEKYNKVVDAWAKATDRVADEMMAEVSTAAKDENGRELEINSIFMMSNSGARGSQAQMKQLGGMRGLMAKPSGEIIETPIISNFKEGLTVQEYFNSTHGARKGLADTALKTANSGYLTRRLVDVAQDCIITQEDCGTTRGITLRAVVEGGDVLVSLGLRILGRFAAEDIKDPNTNEVIVPADTYLDENMVDVVEGAAVQSVKIRSVLTCEADTGVCGACYGRDLARGTPVNIGEAVGVIAAQSIGEPGTQLTMRTFHIGGTAQVAEQSFFESGNDGVVKISGGNTVTNAEGHLISMSRNLSLIVMVDGKERESYKPTYGARLRVKDGEKVKRGQRLAEWDPYTTPIITEVAGRVRFEDLVENMSVREEADEATGITNRVIIDWRASAKASDLRPAMAVIDADGAYMRISNGGEARYLLPVGAVLSIGDGDEVKPGEVMARIPTESAKTRDITGGLPRVAELFEARRPKDCAVIAEMDGRVEFGRDYKNKRRIKITPEDGGEAVEFLIPKGKHIAVHDGDVIRKGEYIIDGNPDPHDILRILGIEALADFLVNEIQEVYRLQGVPINDKHIETIVRQMLQKVEIMEPGDTGLLKGDHLDKVEVDAENVKAEARGGRAAVTQPVLLGITKASLQTRSFISAASFQETTRVLTEASVQGKVDTLEGLKENVIVGRLIPAGTGSYLRSLQRIAAKRDEVLTASREEAMEPLPEAIAVDAEAETAGS, via the coding sequence ATGAACCAGGAAGTCCTGAACATCTTCAATCCGGTCCAGGCCGCCCCGACCTTCGACCAGATCCGTATCGCGTTGGCTTCGCCGGAAAAGATCCGCTCGTGGTCGTTCGGCGAGATCAAGAAGCCTGAAACCATCAACTACCGCACGTTCAAGCCGGAACGTGACGGCCTGTTCTGCGCGCGCATCTTCGGTCCGACGAAGGACTACGAGTGCCTGTGCGGCAAGTACAAGCGGATGAAGTACAAGGGTATCATCTGCGAAAAGTGCGGCGTTGAAGTCACCCTGGCCCGCGTCCGTCGCGAGCGCATGGGTCACATCGAACTGGCCAGCCCGGTCGCCCACATCTGGTTCTTGAAGAGCCTGCCGTCGCGCATCGCCTTGATGCTCGACATGGCCCTGAAGGACATCGAGCGCGTCCTCTACTTCGAATACTACATCGTCACCGAGCCGGGCCTGACCCCGCTGAAGCAGCACATGCTGCTCTCGGAAGATGACTACATGCGCTACCAGGAGGAGTTCGGCGACGACAGCTTCACCGCCGAGATCGGCGCTGAGGCGGTCCAAGGCCTGCTCAAGGCGCTCGACCTCAACAAGGTCGCCGACCAGCTCCGCGAAGAGCTCGTCACCGCCACCTCCGAGATCAAGCTCAAGAAGGCGTCCAAGCGCCTGAAGCTCATCGAGAGCTTCATCGAGAGCAACAACAAGCCCGAGTGGATGATCCTGACGGTCGTGCCGGTCATTCCGCCGGAACTGCGCCCGCTGGTGCCGCTGGACGGCGGCCGCTTCGCGACCTCCGACCTGAACGATCTCTATCGCCGGGTCATCAACCGCAACAACCGCCTGAAGCGCCTGATCGAGCTGCGCGCGCCGGACATCATCATCCGCAACGAAAAGCGGATGCTGCAGGAAGCCGTCGACGCCCTGTTCGACAACGGCCGTCGCGGCCGCGTCATCACCGGCGCCAACAAGCGTCCGCTGAAGTCGCTCGCGGACATGCTGAAGGGCAAGCAAGGCCGCTTCCGCCAGAACCTGCTCGGCAAGCGCGTCGACTACTCGGGTCGTTCGGTCATCGTCGTCGGCCTGGAACTCAAGCTGCACGAGTGCGGCCTGCCGAAGAAGATGGCGCTCGAGCTGTTCAAGCCCTTCATCTATGCGCGGCTTGACGCCAAGGGCCTGTCGGGCACCGTCAAGCAGTCCAAGCGGATGGTGGAACGCGAACAGCCGGCCGTCTGGGACATCCTGGACGAGGTGATCCGCGAGCACCCGGTGCTGCTGAACCGCGCGCCGACGCTTCACCGCCTGGGCATCCAGGCCTTCGAGCCCAAGCTGATCGAAGGCAAGGCGATCCAGCTGCACCCGCTGGTCTGCGCGGCCTTCAACGCCGACTTCGACGGCGACCAGATGGCCGTCCACGTGCCGCTCTCGCTGGAAGCCCAGCTGGAAGCGCGCGTGCTGATGATGAGCACGAACAACATCCTGTCGCCGGCCAACGGCAAGCCGATCATCGTGCCGTCGCAGGATATCGTTCTGGGTCTCTACTACCTGTCGCTGCTGCGCGACGGCGAGCCGGGTGAAGGCAAGGCGTTTTCCGATCTCAACGAGATCGACCAGGCGCTCGACGCCGGGGTGGTCTCGCTGCACTCGAAGATCCGCGCCCGTCACTCGGAAATGGACGCCGACGGTAATCTGGTCCGCAAGGTGATCGACACCTCGCCAGGTCGGATGAAGATCGCGGCACTGTTCCCGCATCACCCGGCCGTGGGTCACCGCCTTCTGGAGAAGAACCTCACCAAGAAGGAAATCGGCAACCTGATCGACACCGTCTATCGGCACTGCGGTCAGAAGGCGACGGTGATCTTCGCCGACCAGATGATGGGCCTGGGCTTCCGCGAGGCGGCCAAGGCCGGCATCTCGTTCGGCAAGGACGACATCGTCATTCCGCAACGCAAGGCGCCGATCGTCGCCGAGACCCGCGCATTGGTCGAAGAGTACGAGCAGCAATATGCTGACGGCCTCATCACCAAGGGCGAGAAGTACAACAAGGTCGTCGACGCCTGGGCCAAGGCCACCGATCGCGTCGCCGACGAGATGATGGCCGAGGTCTCCACCGCGGCGAAGGACGAGAACGGGCGTGAGCTCGAGATCAACTCGATCTTCATGATGAGCAACTCCGGCGCCCGCGGTTCGCAGGCCCAGATGAAGCAACTCGGCGGGATGCGCGGCCTCATGGCCAAGCCGTCCGGCGAGATCATCGAGACGCCGATCATTTCGAACTTCAAGGAAGGCCTCACCGTCCAGGAGTACTTCAACTCCACCCACGGCGCCCGTAAGGGCCTGGCCGACACCGCGCTGAAGACCGCCAACTCCGGCTATCTGACGCGTCGTCTGGTCGACGTGGCCCAGGACTGCATCATCACCCAGGAAGACTGCGGCACCACGCGCGGCATCACGCTGCGCGCTGTGGTCGAGGGCGGCGACGTCCTGGTTTCGCTGGGCCTGCGCATCCTTGGCCGCTTCGCCGCTGAAGACATCAAGGACCCGAACACCAACGAGGTCATCGTTCCCGCCGACACCTATCTCGACGAGAACATGGTCGATGTGGTCGAAGGCGCGGCGGTCCAGTCGGTGAAGATCCGCTCGGTTCTGACCTGCGAAGCCGACACCGGCGTCTGCGGCGCCTGCTACGGCCGCGACCTGGCTCGCGGCACGCCGGTCAACATCGGTGAAGCGGTCGGCGTCATCGCCGCCCAATCCATCGGCGAGCCGGGCACCCAGCTGACGATGCGGACCTTCCACATTGGCGGCACCGCCCAGGTGGCCGAGCAGTCCTTCTTCGAAAGCGGCAACGACGGCGTGGTCAAGATCAGCGGCGGCAACACGGTGACCAACGCCGAGGGCCACCTGATCAGCATGAGCCGCAACCTCTCGCTGATCGTCATGGTCGATGGCAAGGAGCGGGAATCCTACAAGCCGACCTATGGCGCGCGCCTGCGCGTCAAGGACGGCGAGAAGGTCAAGCGCGGTCAGCGCCTGGCCGAATGGGACCCCTACACCACCCCGATCATCACCGAAGTCGCCGGCCGCGTGCGGTTCGAAGACCTGGTGGAGAACATGTCGGTCCGCGAGGAAGCCGACGAGGCCACGGGCATCACCAACCGCGTCATCATCGACTGGCGCGCGTCGGCCAAGGCGTCCGACCTTCGACCGGCCATGGCGGTCATCGACGCGGACGGCGCCTACATGCGCATCTCCAACGGCGGCGAGGCGCGTTACCTCCTGCCGGTGGGCGCGGTTCTGTCCATCGGTGACGGCGACGAAGTGAAGCCGGGCGAAGTCATGGCGCGGATCCCCACGGAAAGCGCCAAGACCCGCGACATCACCGGCGGTCTGCCGCGGGTGGCCGAGCTGTTCGAGGCGCGTCGTCCGAAGGACTGCGCGGTCATCGCCGAGATGGACGGCCGGGTCGAGTTCGGGCGCGACTACAAGAACAAGCGCCGGATCAAGATCACGCCGGAAGACGGCGGCGAGGCGGTCGAGTTCCTCATCCCCAAGGGCAAGCACATCGCCGTCCACGACGGCGACGTGATCCGCAAGGGCGAGTACATCATCGACGGCAACCCGGACCCGCACGATATCCTGCGCATCCTCGGGATCGAGGCGCTGGCCGACTTCCTGGTGAACGAGATCCAGGAAGTCTACCGACTGCAGGGCGTGCCGATTAACGACAAGCACATCGAAACGATCGTTCGTCAGATGTTGCAGAAGGTCGAGATCATGGAGCCGGGCGACACGGGCCTCCTCAAGGGCGACCACCTGGACAAGGTGGAAGTCGATGCGGAGAACGTGAAGGCCGAGGCCCGTGGCGGTCGCGCTGCGGTGACGCAGCCGGTCCTGCTGGGCATCACCAAGGCGAGCCTGCAGACCCGCAGCTTCATCTCGGCGGCCTCCTTCCAGGAGACGACCCGCGTCCTGACGGAGGCCTCCGTCCAGGGCAAGGTCGACACCCTCGAAGGCCTCAAGGAGAACGTGATCGTCGGCCGGCTCATTCCGGCGGGCACCGGCTCCTATCTGCGCAGCCTCCAGCGCATCGCCGCCAAGCGCGACGAAGTGCTCACGGCCAGCCGTGAAGAGGCCATGGAGCCCCTGCCGGAAGCCATCGCCGTTGACGCCGAGGCCGAGACGGCCGGGTCCTGA